One part of the Chryseobacterium sp. 7 genome encodes these proteins:
- a CDS encoding GH92 family glycosyl hydrolase has protein sequence MKFIFSTCLLLLQAWALGQNVSPVDYVNPLMGTQSKPSLSNGNTYPAVGLPWGMNIWTPQTGKMGDGWAYTYDADKIKGFKQTHQPSPWMNDYGAFAMMPGVGKVKFKEDERASWFSHKAEVTTPYFYSVYLADINVTTEFTPTERASYFKFDFPKTDSAYVVVDALNKGSYIKILPKERKILGYTTKYSTGKYENFKNYFVIQFDKDFELTKTWKDDKLVNDQLEITSDHTGAVVGFKLKNKETVYAKVASSFISFEQAELNLKREIGNRNFEQVKTDAKNIWNKTLGKIDVKGGTDQQMRTFYSSLYRTLFFPQKLYEIDAQNKIKHWSPYNGKIVDGRMFAGTGFWDTFRALYPFLNLVYPSINVEMQEGLANAYKEGGFLPEWSSPGYSDIMIGNNSASVVADAYIKGLRGYDTEALWQAVKHGANHEGPIEAVGRAGVEYYNTLGYVPYDVKINENAARTLEYAYDDFSIYQLGKALGKPASEIDIYKKRAYNYKNVFDKETGLMRGKNKDGNFQKPFNPFKWGDAFTEGNSWHYTWSVFQDIDGLAELMGGKKKFEAKLDEVFSLPPVFDDSYYGGVIHEIREMQIMNMGQYAHGNQPIQHMIYLYNYAGAPYKTQYWARQVMNKLYHATPDGYCGDEDNGQTSAWYIFSALGFYPVTPATDQYVLGAPLFKEATIHLENGKKIEIKAPENNAENLYVKSLDVNQQPYSKNWLSHKELMKGAVLDFKMDNKPNKERGSQEKDFPYSMSKEESNK, from the coding sequence ATGAAGTTTATATTTTCTACTTGCTTACTGTTATTACAGGCCTGGGCTTTAGGTCAGAATGTATCTCCCGTAGATTATGTGAATCCTTTGATGGGAACACAATCCAAACCCTCCTTATCCAACGGAAATACCTATCCGGCAGTAGGACTTCCATGGGGAATGAATATCTGGACGCCACAAACCGGTAAAATGGGCGACGGATGGGCATATACCTACGATGCAGATAAAATAAAAGGATTTAAACAAACCCATCAGCCCTCTCCATGGATGAACGATTATGGTGCTTTTGCCATGATGCCGGGAGTAGGAAAAGTGAAATTTAAAGAAGACGAAAGAGCAAGCTGGTTCAGTCATAAAGCTGAGGTTACCACACCTTATTTTTATAGTGTTTATCTGGCAGATATCAATGTTACTACAGAGTTTACCCCTACGGAAAGAGCCTCTTATTTTAAATTCGATTTTCCAAAGACTGACAGTGCTTATGTGGTAGTAGATGCTTTGAACAAAGGTTCTTATATCAAGATTTTACCGAAAGAAAGAAAAATCCTGGGATATACAACGAAATATTCTACCGGGAAATACGAAAACTTTAAAAACTACTTTGTTATCCAATTTGATAAAGATTTCGAACTGACAAAAACCTGGAAAGACGATAAACTGGTTAATGACCAATTAGAAATTACGAGCGATCATACAGGTGCTGTAGTAGGGTTTAAGCTTAAAAACAAAGAAACGGTTTATGCAAAAGTAGCCTCTTCATTCATAAGCTTTGAACAGGCAGAACTGAACCTTAAAAGAGAAATCGGAAACAGAAATTTTGAACAGGTAAAAACCGATGCTAAAAATATCTGGAACAAAACATTAGGAAAAATAGATGTAAAAGGAGGAACAGATCAGCAGATGAGAACCTTTTATTCCTCTTTATACAGAACGTTATTCTTCCCGCAGAAATTATATGAAATTGATGCTCAGAACAAAATAAAACACTGGAGTCCTTACAACGGGAAAATTGTTGACGGAAGAATGTTTGCCGGAACAGGATTTTGGGATACTTTCCGTGCTTTGTATCCTTTCCTGAATCTTGTCTATCCAAGTATCAATGTGGAAATGCAGGAAGGCTTGGCCAATGCTTATAAGGAAGGAGGTTTCTTACCAGAGTGGAGCAGTCCTGGATATTCTGATATTATGATTGGAAACAATTCTGCGTCCGTAGTAGCAGATGCTTATATCAAAGGACTTCGTGGATATGATACGGAAGCTCTTTGGCAGGCTGTAAAACACGGCGCGAATCATGAAGGTCCAATAGAAGCTGTAGGCCGTGCCGGAGTAGAATATTACAATACGTTAGGCTATGTCCCTTATGATGTGAAAATTAATGAAAATGCAGCTAGAACATTAGAATATGCTTATGATGACTTTTCAATCTATCAGTTAGGAAAAGCACTGGGAAAACCTGCTTCTGAAATTGATATTTATAAGAAAAGAGCTTACAACTACAAAAATGTATTTGACAAAGAAACCGGATTGATGCGTGGTAAAAATAAAGATGGTAATTTCCAGAAACCTTTCAATCCTTTCAAATGGGGAGATGCTTTCACAGAAGGAAACAGCTGGCATTACACATGGTCTGTTTTCCAGGACATTGACGGTCTGGCAGAATTAATGGGTGGAAAAAAGAAATTTGAAGCTAAATTAGATGAGGTATTCTCGTTGCCACCGGTTTTTGATGACAGCTATTATGGAGGCGTGATCCACGAGATCAGAGAAATGCAGATCATGAACATGGGGCAGTACGCCCACGGAAATCAGCCTATCCAGCACATGATCTATCTCTATAACTATGCAGGAGCACCTTACAAAACCCAATATTGGGCAAGACAGGTGATGAACAAATTGTATCATGCCACTCCAGACGGATATTGCGGTGACGAGGATAACGGGCAGACTTCTGCGTGGTATATTTTCTCAGCTCTCGGATTTTATCCGGTGACACCGGCAACAGATCAGTATGTGTTGGGAGCGCCATTATTTAAAGAAGCTACCATCCACTTGGAAAATGGTAAGAAAATTGAAATAAAAGCTCCGGAAAACAATGCAGAAAATCTTTATGTAAAATCACTGGATGTGAACCAGCAACCTTATTCCAAAAACTGGCTGAGCCATAAAGAACTGATGAAAGGAGCTGTTTTAGATTTTAAGATGGATAACAAGCCCAATAAAGAAAGAGGTTCACAGGAAAAAGATTTTCCTTACTCAATGTCAAAAGAAGAATCAAATAAATAA
- a CDS encoding ROK family protein: MQNIVGIDIGGSHITLAQVDPEKREIISSTYVREHVDAFEKKEFIFSAWVSAIEKVAHDLVKEDLLIGIAMPGPFDYENGVSLMQQGKFIDIYQVNIKEELAKRLSISQEQIHFVNDAAAFMEGEVFGGCAQGFDSAFGVTLGTGLGTTFFNGEFAADEDLWDSSFRDSISEDYLATRWFVNRYKELTGDEISGTKDLLDKPKEIQTQMFDEYADTFSEFIVKYVAHYKPKVLVIGGNIAKAYPYFEQQFIQNLTKNNINLQVKISAIFEDAAILGAASYALKKAYIN, translated from the coding sequence ATGCAGAATATAGTAGGAATCGATATCGGAGGGTCTCACATCACGTTGGCTCAGGTAGATCCGGAAAAACGTGAAATCATTTCATCAACCTATGTAAGAGAACATGTAGATGCTTTTGAAAAGAAAGAATTTATTTTCAGCGCTTGGGTTTCAGCCATTGAAAAAGTGGCTCATGATCTGGTAAAAGAAGACCTTTTAATCGGTATTGCAATGCCAGGCCCTTTCGATTATGAGAATGGAGTATCTCTTATGCAGCAGGGGAAATTTATAGATATCTATCAGGTCAATATTAAAGAAGAACTGGCAAAAAGACTCAGTATTTCTCAGGAGCAGATTCATTTTGTAAATGATGCTGCCGCCTTCATGGAAGGAGAAGTATTCGGAGGTTGCGCCCAGGGATTCGACAGTGCTTTTGGAGTCACTCTCGGTACAGGATTGGGAACGACTTTCTTTAACGGAGAATTTGCTGCCGATGAGGACTTATGGGATTCTTCTTTCAGAGATTCTATCAGTGAAGATTATCTGGCAACACGCTGGTTTGTGAATCGTTACAAAGAACTGACAGGGGATGAAATTTCAGGAACCAAAGATTTGCTGGATAAACCCAAAGAAATACAAACCCAAATGTTTGATGAATATGCAGACACTTTCTCCGAATTTATTGTGAAATACGTAGCTCATTACAAACCGAAAGTTTTAGTTATAGGAGGAAATATTGCCAAAGCATATCCTTATTTTGAACAACAATTTATTCAGAATTTAACGAAGAATAATATTAACTTGCAGGTTAAGATTTCTGCAATATTTGAAGATGCGGCCATTCTTGGAGCTGCCAGCTATGCATTAAAAAAAGCGTATATAAATTAA